In the genome of Planctomyces sp. SH-PL62, the window GCTATTTCTTCGACGCGGAGAAAGTCGCGACGGCCCAGGCCGCGCTGAGGCGCCGATGGAACGATGTCGCCGCGTATCCGAACCCGGACCTCGCGATCGAGATCGACCTTTCCCCGTCTCTCATCGACCGGCCCGCGATCTACGCCGCCCTGGGGGTGGCGGAAGTCTGGAGATTCGACGGGGCGATCGTGCGGATTGAGCGTCTGACGGAGGCCGGCGGTTACGACCCGGCCGCTCGGAGCGGCTGGCTCCCCGTCGCCGCCGACGAAATCCTCACCTGGATCACCGCCGACGACGCCGCTGATCGCGGCGTCTGGGTGCGGAGGCTCCGCGCCTGGGCGGGCGATCGAGCGGAGTAGTCGGGGAGGTCGCGTCGAGGGTATCCTGGAAACCCGGGGCCGCTCGGCGTCATCCCCTTTCGCGCCCTCTCGGACCCACACGCGGCATGACCGACCCCATTCCCGAAA includes:
- a CDS encoding Uma2 family endonuclease, which translates into the protein MATAMRAEASGPALGGETRIRAAGVSWAFYSQFVDGLPERSGVRAAFDGEAMEIMVKGPLHEDFRALLGRFVEEVATEPGVAFLGLGETTWKRGDVERGLESDQCYFFDAEKVATAQAALRRRWNDVAAYPNPDLAIEIDLSPSLIDRPAIYAALGVAEVWRFDGAIVRIERLTEAGGYDPAARSGWLPVAADEILTWITADDAADRGVWVRRLRAWAGDRAE